The Leucobacter viscericola genome includes a window with the following:
- a CDS encoding dihydrodipicolinate synthase family protein — MTEKKPWHGVIVATALPFNDDLSVDFDAFGEHVAWLAENGCDGVAPNGSLGEYQNLSEAERAQVVKTAVDAAPEGFTVMAGVGAYGALQSAHWAEQAAEAGAQCVMLLPPNTYRANREQVKDHYATVGKVGLPIVGYNNPIDTKVDLVPDLIAEIHAAGNMVGVKEFSGDPRRIYEIKELAPDIDILIGTDDTVLEVGLAGAVGWVSGYPNAIPQSCIELYNLCTSGNAQDLVRAQDLVRAQEIYRDLHSLLRWDSKVEFVEAIKLSMDVLGRKGGACRPPRLPLPQAIADKIVADTKAAVAKGYGK, encoded by the coding sequence ATGACCGAGAAGAAGCCCTGGCACGGAGTCATCGTCGCCACCGCCCTCCCCTTCAACGACGATCTCTCCGTCGATTTCGATGCCTTCGGCGAGCACGTCGCATGGCTCGCAGAGAACGGCTGCGACGGGGTCGCACCGAACGGATCGCTCGGCGAATACCAGAACCTCAGCGAGGCAGAGCGCGCGCAGGTCGTCAAGACCGCCGTCGACGCTGCCCCCGAGGGCTTCACCGTCATGGCGGGTGTCGGCGCCTACGGCGCGCTACAGTCCGCGCACTGGGCAGAGCAGGCAGCAGAAGCCGGTGCGCAGTGTGTCATGCTGCTCCCCCCAAACACCTACCGCGCGAACCGCGAACAGGTGAAGGATCACTACGCCACCGTCGGCAAGGTGGGCCTACCGATCGTCGGTTACAACAACCCCATCGACACCAAGGTCGACCTCGTGCCCGATCTCATTGCCGAGATCCACGCGGCTGGCAACATGGTGGGCGTCAAGGAGTTCTCCGGCGATCCCCGCCGCATCTACGAGATCAAAGAGCTCGCTCCCGACATCGACATCCTCATCGGCACCGACGACACCGTGCTCGAGGTTGGCCTCGCGGGCGCAGTCGGCTGGGTCTCCGGTTACCCCAACGCGATCCCCCAGTCGTGCATCGAGCTCTACAACCTGTGCACCTCGGGCAACGCGCAAGACCTGGTGCGCGCGCAAGACCTGGTGCGCGCGCAAGAGATCTACCGCGATCTCCACTCGCTGCTGCGCTGGGACTCAAAGGTCGAGTTTGTCGAGGCCATCAAGCTCTCGATGGATGTTCTCGGCCGCAAGGGCGGCGCGTGCCGCCCACCGCGTCTCCCCCTGCCGCAGGCTATCGCCGACAAGATTGTTGCCGACACCAAGGCCGCGGTAGCCAAGGGCTACGGCAAGTAA
- a CDS encoding ABC transporter substrate-binding protein: protein MTQRRLLPIAAAAAAFALVLSGCASGGGSAADASGEPQKGGVLKVLANGDADHIDPQLTAYVPSESVVRSISRSILSYTASNDEAERTKLQPDLAKEVPTPSKDGLTYEIKLRDDATWDAPDGARPIVSGDVARGIKRICNPHIASALGSYFINLIEGMDEFCTGFAAVKPEVGPMKDYIESHDISGIQTPDDQTVIFKLVEPASDFTSMLSLPNANPAPVEVLDYLPDSPEYKSHFIASGPYTISSYTPDVKLTLERNKSWKADSDPLRKAYVDSIEMTMGVEGDAAMQQLQAGSADALFDLQPSPANIQQLTAANDKKFTTMENGGIDQFLWINTKTTNNASALQKPEVREALQYAIDKPAVVQVMGGEDIATVTNGIFGPGINGYEKFAPYGDGSGKADPEKAKELLAKAGVTNLTLKFPYRNLGTQPDIAQTVQASLEKAGIKVELFPVPPTDYYANFMTNPENAKSGAWDVALVGWSPDWVGGAARSVFQPQFFFDGTPQSYNYVDYNNAEASKLAGEALAADTPEEAGKLWHQVDETVMKDSPIVSIVARKKANYHSDRVQNFQIYALAQNGDWTNIWLKQ from the coding sequence ATGACACAACGACGACTTTTGCCAATTGCCGCGGCGGCGGCCGCGTTTGCCCTGGTGCTCTCAGGCTGTGCGAGCGGCGGCGGATCCGCTGCGGATGCCTCAGGAGAACCGCAGAAAGGTGGGGTGCTCAAGGTGCTCGCCAACGGCGACGCCGACCACATTGATCCTCAGCTCACCGCCTACGTGCCCTCGGAGAGTGTGGTCCGTTCGATCTCGCGCTCGATCCTCAGCTACACCGCCTCGAACGACGAGGCCGAGCGTACCAAACTGCAGCCAGACCTTGCGAAAGAGGTGCCAACTCCGAGCAAGGACGGCCTCACCTACGAGATCAAGCTGCGCGACGACGCGACCTGGGATGCTCCCGATGGCGCGCGTCCCATCGTCTCGGGTGACGTTGCCCGCGGCATCAAGCGCATCTGCAACCCCCACATCGCCTCGGCGCTTGGCAGCTACTTCATCAACCTCATCGAGGGCATGGACGAGTTCTGCACCGGCTTCGCCGCGGTGAAGCCCGAGGTCGGACCCATGAAGGACTACATCGAGTCTCACGACATCTCGGGCATTCAGACCCCCGACGACCAAACGGTCATCTTCAAACTCGTTGAGCCCGCCTCAGACTTCACCTCGATGCTGAGCCTGCCAAACGCGAACCCGGCTCCAGTCGAGGTGCTCGACTACCTGCCCGACTCTCCCGAATACAAGAGCCACTTCATTGCCTCGGGCCCGTACACGATCTCCTCGTACACCCCCGACGTGAAGCTCACCCTCGAGCGCAACAAGTCGTGGAAGGCCGACAGTGATCCCCTTCGTAAGGCCTACGTCGACAGCATCGAGATGACGATGGGCGTTGAGGGAGACGCGGCCATGCAGCAGCTGCAAGCTGGATCTGCCGACGCACTCTTTGACCTGCAGCCGAGCCCCGCGAACATTCAGCAGCTGACCGCGGCGAACGACAAGAAGTTCACGACCATGGAGAACGGCGGCATTGACCAGTTCCTGTGGATCAACACGAAGACCACAAATAACGCCAGCGCGCTGCAGAAGCCCGAGGTGCGCGAGGCGCTGCAGTACGCGATCGACAAGCCAGCGGTTGTGCAGGTGATGGGTGGCGAAGACATCGCGACCGTCACAAACGGCATCTTTGGCCCCGGCATCAACGGCTACGAGAAGTTCGCACCCTACGGCGACGGCAGCGGCAAGGCTGATCCCGAGAAAGCGAAGGAGCTGCTCGCAAAAGCCGGAGTTACCAACCTCACCCTGAAGTTTCCCTACCGCAACCTGGGCACGCAGCCAGATATTGCGCAGACCGTGCAGGCGAGCCTCGAAAAGGCGGGAATCAAGGTTGAGCTGTTCCCCGTGCCGCCGACGGACTACTACGCCAACTTCATGACGAACCCCGAGAACGCCAAGAGCGGTGCCTGGGACGTTGCCCTTGTCGGCTGGTCACCCGACTGGGTTGGCGGCGCCGCGCGAAGTGTCTTCCAGCCACAGTTCTTCTTCGACGGCACACCGCAGTCGTACAACTACGTCGATTACAACAACGCGGAGGCCAGCAAGCTCGCGGGTGAGGCGCTCGCCGCTGACACCCCCGAAGAAGCGGGCAAGCTCTGGCACCAGGTCGACGAGACCGTCATGAAAGACTCGCCGATTGTCAGTATCGTGGCGCGCAAGAAGGCAAACTACCACTCTGATCGTGTCCAGAACTTCCAGATCTACGCCCTCGCCCAGAACGGCGACTGGACCAACATCTGGCTGAAGCAGTAA